CTCCCGCGGCGGCAGCGGCCACTGAGGACGGGCCGGCCGGGTCACCCGACCAGCCGGTAGAACCGGAAGAAGTCGTTGTCCAGCGGCAACACCTCCACGTCGGCGAAGCCGGCCGCACGGGCGTACGTCCGCAGGGTCCCCGGGCGCATCACCGTCCCGGTGGCCACCGACGGTTCGTGGGCGCGACCGTCGGGCAGGCAGCAGAACAGGCTGTAGCCGTACATCAGCCGCTCGACCTCGCTGCCGGGGACGGTGAACTCCTCGGCGACCGCCTCGTCCATGACCAGCACCGTGCCGCCCGGCCGGACCATCCGGCGCATCGCCCGGAGCACCGGCACCGGCTGGGGCAGGTCGTGCACGCACTCGAAGGCCGCCACCAGGTCGAAGGCCCCGTCGAGCTGCCCGGGGCCCTCCGGGTCGTCGACCAGGACGGCGACGTCGTCGGTCCGGAAGGAGACCCGGTCGGCCACCCCGGCGGCCTCCGCGTGCTGGTGGGCCCGCGCGACGGACGGCGGGTCGACGTCGAAGCCGTCCACCCGCGCCTGCGGCCACCGGCGCGCGATGCCGATCGCCGACCAGCCGTGCCCGCAGCCGATGTCGGCCACCCGGCCGCCGGCGGACAGGGCGGCGTCCAGGCCGGGCACCGCGGGCAGCAGCTCGTCGACCAGCGGCCCGAGGAAGAGCGGCCGGTTGGCGGCGGCCTGGGCGTCGCGCACCTCGTCACCGAGGTCGGCCCAGGAGAGGGTGCGCCGGCCGCGGTACACCTGCGTGAGCGCCGGGACGCCCCGGACGACGGCGGAGGTGAACCGGGCCAGCGGCGTCATGTGACCCGGGTCCAGCTCGTCGACGAGCACGGCGCGGTGGGCGTCGGGAAGGGGGTAACGGCGGGACTCGGGGTCGGCGTGCACGTCGGCGACGTCGAGGTAGCCGGAGACCGCCTGGTGCTCCAGCCACTCCCGGGCGTAGCGGGCGTCGCTGTCGGTGCGGGCGGCGAGCTCGGCCGCCGTCGCCGGTCCGCCGTCGGCCAGGGAGCGGTACCAGCCGAGCCGGTCGCCGAGCGCGACGGCGGCCACCTCGTAGGCGCCCAGCAGGGCGGCGAGCAGGCGGTCGGGGAGGTCGTCCTGCGGGGCCGGTGGTGTCGTGGTCATGCCCCTGCAGGGTCCTCGGGCCGGCGGGGCGCCACCAGGGGGTTCAGCGTCGCGTGCTGGCCGTGATCGTGAACGTGGGGTCGCGGGTCACCTGGCGGGTGGGGCCGACCATCCGGCGCAGGGCGTCGCGGTGCGGCAGGTGGCTGTTGTAGACGCACCACAGCTCACCGCCCGGCCGCAGCACCCGGGCCGCGGCGGCGAACAGCCGTTCCGCGGCGGCGGCGTGCACGGCGGCCCCCAGGTGGAACGGCGGGTTGCAGACCACGAGGTCCACGCTGCCGTCGGGCACGCTGCCGGCGGCGTCGTCCCGGGTGACCGTGACCCGGCCGGTCAGCCCGTTGGCGGCGACGGTCGCGGTGGCCGATGCGCACGCCGCCGCCGACTGGTCCGAGGCGAGGACGGACAGCCCGGGCCGGGCGGTGGCCAGGCCCACGGCCAGCACCCCGGTGCCGCAGCCCAGGTCCAGCGCCGTCCCGGCGTCCGGCACGGCGCCGGGGAGCGACCGGAGCAGCGCCCGGGTGCCGCGGTCGACCTTCGCGCCGGCGAAGGCCGCACCGTGGGCGCACACGGTGAGCCCGAGGTCGGGGTGCTCCCGGCAGACCGGGAAGGACGACGCTCCCGGCTGCGGCCCCCGGGCGACCAGCAGCCGGGACTTCTGCCGGCCCCGGGTCGCGTGAACCTCGCGGAAGCTCTCGGCCAGGACGTCGTTCATCGCGTGGGTCATGTGCTTGACCCGCCCGCCGACCAGGAACGTGACGTCGGGATCGGCGTCGGCGGCGACGACCTCGGCGAGCTCGCGCAGCGCGTCCAGCCCCTTGGGCGCCTGCGCCAGCACCACCCGGGCCCCGCGCACCAGCTCGGCCCCCAGCGGCAGCGACCGGTAGGTGCCGGCGTGCCCGGTGCGCTCGGCGTTGCGCGCCAGGGCCAGCTCACCGACCAGCAGGTCCTGGTGCACCCGGACGCCGGTCGCGCCGTGCAGCGCCACCGCGCCGAGGGTGAGCGCACCGTGCGAGTCGTCGATCACGACCACGCCGTCCGGGTGCTGCCCGATCAGCTCGGCGGCCTCGTCGAGCAGCAGGCGGTCGGTGGCGTCGACGGCGACCAGCTCGGGCGCGTCGACGTCGGGCTCGCGGCGGAGCTGGGCGAACAGTTCGTCGGGGGCCACGCGCCCACTGTGCCCGGCGGCCCGCGCTCCCCCGACACCGGCCCGGGTCCCGTCCGGGCGGCCTGCCCCGCGGGGCGGACAGGTCGAGGTCAGGGGCTCACGCCGGTGTCGGACCGCCGGCCGCGCCTCGCGCCCCGCCGGGACCACAGACCCCGGACGACGTCGACCGCGGTGCCGAGAAGGGCGGCGAGCGCGAACGCCTGCACCGCCCGCGGGCCCGGGTCCGCGGTGTCCGCGGTGCGCAGCACGACGACGTAGGCCGCCCACACGGGCGCCAGCAGCAGCCAGCGACGCCGATCCGTCAGACCGAGGCGCCGGCTGACGAGGCGCACGTAGGCGTACCCCAGCCAGACCCCCACCACGGTGATGAGCACGGACACGGCGGACCCTCCCGGTGCCGGCGGCGCAACGTCGCTACCGGGGCGTGGCCGCGATCAGGTCGACGGTCACCTGGGCCAGCTGCGGGCCGACGTCCTCCTGGAGGAAGTGCCCACCCCCGGCCAGCGTGGGGTGCGGCATGCCCTGCGCGCCGGGCACCAGCTTCCGGAACACCGCGTCGCCGCCGCCGGTGATCGGGTCGCTGTCGGAGAAGGCGGTGAGGAAGGGCTTCTCCCAGGTGCGCAGCACCCCCCAGGCGGCCCGGTTGGCCTCCGCCGCCGGGTCGTCGGGGCTGGTGGGCACCAGCGACGGGAACACCCGGGCACCGGCCTTGTACCGGCCGTCGGGGAAGGGGGCGTCGTAGGCCGCGACCACCTCGGGCGCCATCTCCGTCGCCGTGCCGTTGGAGACGATCCGGCCGACCTTCATGTCCGTCATGCCGGCCGCGGCCCGCTGCCAGGCCAGGAACGCCTCGCTCATCGGGTGGTCGCCGGTGGGCAGGCCGGTGTTGGCGACGACCACCCGGGCGAACCGGTCGGGGTTCTCCGCCACCAGCCGCAGGCCGAGCAGGCCGCCCCAGTCCTGCGCCACCAGGGTCAGGTCGGTGAGCGCCAGCTCGTCGAACAGCGCCTGCCGCATCCACTCGACGTGCCGGGCATAGGTGTAGTCGGTCAGCTCGGCAGGCTTGTCGGAGCGGCCGAAGCCGACCAGGTCGGGGGCGACGACGCGCAGCCCGGCCGCCGTCAGCGCCGGGATCATCCGGCGGTACAGGAACGACCAGGACGGCTCCCCGTGCATCAGCAGCACCGTCTCGCCGTCGTCGGGCCCCTCGACGACGACGGCGACCCGCAGCCGGCCGCCCTCCCCGTCGTCCACCTCGACGTACCGGGGCTCGTAGCCGAACTCCGGCAGGTCGGTGAACCGGTCCTCGGGTGTGCGCAGCACGTCCATCGCAGGCCTCCTCGACTGGTGGGACGACGCCCGACGTTATCGAGGAGGCCCGGGCGTCGGACGCGGGGGAGGGAACTCCGTCCTGCACGGCGGTCCGCCCTGCGCGAAGGTGGCGGGGGCGCAAGGCGGCGCCGCCGACGTGGAGGAGACAGCAGACACATGACAGCGGAACTGGCGGGCCGGGTGGCCCTGGTGACCGGTGCGGCCAGCGGCCTGGGCCGCGCGGTCGCGATCGCCCTGGCCGAGGCCGGAGCCACGGTCGCGCTGGGCGACGTGGACACCGAGGGCGCGGAGAAGACCCGCGCCCAGATCGGCCGGGACGCCGAGGTGGTGGCCCTCGACGTCACCGACGACGACGCCCGCCGCCGGGTGGTCGCCGACCTGTTCGCCCGGCACGGTGACCGGTTCGACCTGCTGGTCAACGTCGCGGGCATCGACCGTCCCGGCTACATCACCGACATCGACCTCGCCGACTACCGGATGGTGCAGGCGGTGAACTGCGAGGGCCCGGTCTTCCTCACCAGCGAGTTCCTCAAGACCGTCCAGCACCGCCCGGCCGACACCCTCGCCGACGTGGTGCACGTGACGTCGCTGTCGGCGGTGACCTCCGGCAGCGGTGCGATCGCCTACAACAGCTCGAAGGCCGCCTTCCGCAGCGCCACCCGGTGCATCCAGCGGGAGCTGCGGGAGAAGGGGACGGTCGGGCCGGACGGCGCCGAGGTCCCCTTCCCGGCGCGGGTGCACAGCATCGTGCCGGCCGCGATGGACACCCCGATGATGGAGCGCTGGGGCATCCCGGCGCACCGGATGATGCCGCCGTCCGACGTGGCCCGGATGGTGCTGACCATGGTCACCATGCCGGACACCAGCTTCGTGCCCGAGGTGTTCGTCATCCCCCGCAACGAGCCGGACTTCCCGCGATGAGCATCTCCACGCGCGAGTGGCAGCTGGTCCGGCGTCCGCACGGCGAGCCGGTGGCCGAGGACTTCCGGCTGGTGTCGGCCGAACGACCGGACCCGGCGGACGGCGAGGTCGTGGTGCGGACCATCGCGATGTCGGTCGACCCGTACATGCGCGGCCGGATGAGCGCCGCGAAGTCCTACGCCGCCAGCTGGGAGCTGGGCGAGACGATGCAGGGCGGGACGGTCGGGCAGGTGATCGCGTCCCGCTCGGACGCCGTCCCCGAGGGCGCGCTGGTGCTGCACGGGCTGGGCTGGCGGGACGTCGCCGTCGTCCCGGCCCGGCACGTCTCCGTCGTCGAGCCGCTGCCCGGCCTGCCGCTGTCGCTGTACCTGGGCGTGCTCGGCATGCCCGGGCTCACCGCCTGGGCGGGGCTGTTCCGGCTGGCCGACTTCCGGGAGGGGGACGCCGTCTTCGTCTCCGGCGCGGCCGGGGCGGTGGGCAGCCTGGTCGGCCAGTTCGCCCGGCTGCGCGGGGCGTCGCGGGTCGTGGGCAGCGCCGGGTCGCCGGAGAAGGTGCGCTGGCTGCGCGAGGAGCTGGGCTTCTCCGCGGCGTTCGACTACCACGACGGCGCCGTCCCCGACCTGCTCGGCGCCGCCGCGCCCGACGGAATCGATCTCTTCTTCGACAACGTGGGCGGTGAGCACCTGGAGGCGGCGATCGGCGCGTTCCGGACGTACGGCCGGGCCGCGCTGTGCGGGTCGATCTCCGGCTACAACGCCGTCTCTGCACCGCCCGGGCCGCGCAACCTCGGGCTGATCGTCGGCAAGCAGCTGACGCTGCGTGGGTTCATCGTGGGCGACCACGCCGACCTGCGGCCGGAGTTCGTCGGCGCGGTGTCGGGGTGGCTGCGGGACGGCTCGGTCGTCGCCCGGGAGACGGTGGTCGAGGGCCTGGACGACGCGGTCGAGGCGTTCCGGGCGCTGCTCAGCGGCGGGAACACCGGGAAGATGGTCGTCCGGCTGGCCCCCGACCCGTCCTGACCCGCCGTGATCATCACGGGCTGAGGGCTGCCTCCGGTCGAGCGAGACCGCCCTCAGCCCGTGGTGATCATCCTGCTGCCCCCTGGGTTGACGACCGTCGGATCAGGGCAGAGTGCTCCTCATGTGGCTCTTCCTCACCCGCCGTTTCCGCATGTGGGTCATCCTCACCGTCCTGGCACCGCTGGCCACCACGGTGCTGCGCAACCTGGGCCAGACCCTGGAGAAGCGCCGCGGCCCCTCCGCGATCAGCAACGGCCTGCTCAAGGCCGGCGACCTCGGCGAGAAGGCGCGTGTGAAGCTGGGCGGCAAGCGCCGCCGCTGACCGCAGCTCCCACCCCCGAGGACGTCGTGACCGAATCCCCCAGCCCGGACGCCGACCGCCCCGACCCCCGCTCGCCGGAGCTGGAACAGCGGCCGGCGGTCGGGGAGACCCGGGGCATCGCCCTGTTCTGTCACGGTGGCACCCCCGCCAGCGTCGAGCCGCCGAAGACCCGGGCGCTCTCGCTGGTGCGGATGCGGGCCTTCGAGCAGTACGTGCACAGCACCACCGCCGACCAGGGCATCGCCACCGCGGTGCTGCGGTACCGGGTGGCCGGCTGGAACGGGGAAGCGGCCGACGCCTACCAGGACGTCCGCTGGGCGATCGGGCAGCTCCGCGAGGAGCACGGCACCGACGTCCCGATCGTGCTGGTCGGGCACTCGATGGGCGGCCGCGCCGCGCTCCGGGCGGGCGGGGAGCCCTCGGTGACCGCGGTCTGTGCGCTCGCCCCGTGGACCCCACCCGGAGAGCCGGTGATGCACCTGGGGGGCCAGACGGTGGTGATCCTGCACGGCCGCGGCGACCGCTGGGTGCCGGCGCGGCTGTCCGCGGAGTTCGCCGTCCGGGCCCGGCGGGCGAAGGCGCGGGTCGCGCGGTTCACCATCGTCGGCGGGCACGGCATGGTCCGGCGGTCGCAGCGCTGGCACCGGTTCGCCCGGGACGTCGTCCTGGCCGGGACCGGGCTGGCGCCCATGCCCGAGGCGATCGCCGAGGCGCTGGCCCAGCCCAGCCCCGAGGGCCTCGCCGTCCCGCTCTGACCCGTGGGGCGGGGGAGCACCGGCACCCCCGCCGCACGCGTCCCCGGGTCAGTCCCCGGCCGACCTCTGCAGGACGGCCGCGGCCCCCCTGCTCAGCCGCTCCCTCGCCTCGTCGCTGACGGTGCTCTTCCCGCGCGGGTCCTCGAGCCGGTCGATGAACCGCTCGATGAACCGCTCGACCTGTCGGACGTCCTGCGGGCGCCCCCGCTCCGCGTGCCGGACCGCGGCATCGAGCGCTGCCGTCAGCTGCGCCGCCACGGGCCCGGACACACTCCCCTGCGCGCGGTACTCGGCGAGGGCCCGGCGCAGGCCCGCCAGGTCGACGATGCCACTGCCCGACTCCGTCGAGCTGTCGAACGGCAGCGCCCCGGGGTCGAGGGCCCTGGTCGTGTTCTCCGTCGATCCCAGGACCGCGGAGAACGCCGGCGTGGTCACGACGAACTGGAGGACGTGCCGGGCGTTGGCCTCCAGCGCGGCTCGGGTGCTCTGCGGCTCCTTGGTGAGCGCGCGGGAGAAGTCGGCCAGCCCCTGCCGGTTGTAGCCCTGGCCCGGGATGCTGAGCATCAGGTCGGTACCGGCCGCGGAGGCACTGACGGCGTTCATGTACGGCGAGATCCAGATGTCGGAGACCACGAACCCGTCGAAGCCCCACTCGCCGCGGACGACGCCCTGGAGCAGTTCGGGAGTCGCGCCGACCCACGTCTCACCGAGCCGGTTGAACGAGGCCATGATCCCCAGCGACCCGGCCTTCACGCCGTACTCGAACGGCTTGAGGTAGATCTCCCGCAGGGCACGCTCGGAGACGTAGGTCTCCACGCCCTGCCGGTTCTGCTCCTGCTCGTTGCCGACGAAGTGCTTGACGACCGTGGTGACGCCCTGCTCGCCGGCCCCGACGACCACGTTGGCCATCATCCCGGCGCCGAGCAGCGGGTCCTCGGAGTAGTACTCGAAGTTCCTGCCGCCCATGGGGTTGCGGTGGGTGTTGGCGCCGGGGGCGTACCAGGCGTCGACACCGAGGGCGCGGGCCTCCGCGCCGGCGGCCGCACCGTAGCGGTGGGCGAGCTCGGTGTTCCACGTCGCCGCGACCATGGACGCCGCCGGGAAGCCCGTCCCGTTGGGCCGGCCGCTGCCGGCAGGGGCCTTCACCTGCGCCGGCCCGTCCGTGGCATCGGTGGCGGGGATGCCGAGGCGGTCGAACCCGAGGGTCTTGAAGCCGCCCTGCAGCTGCATCGCCACGAGCTCG
The Modestobacter marinus DNA segment above includes these coding regions:
- a CDS encoding class I SAM-dependent methyltransferase; translated protein: MTTTPPAPQDDLPDRLLAALLGAYEVAAVALGDRLGWYRSLADGGPATAAELAARTDSDARYAREWLEHQAVSGYLDVADVHADPESRRYPLPDAHRAVLVDELDPGHMTPLARFTSAVVRGVPALTQVYRGRRTLSWADLGDEVRDAQAAANRPLFLGPLVDELLPAVPGLDAALSAGGRVADIGCGHGWSAIGIARRWPQARVDGFDVDPPSVARAHQHAEAAGVADRVSFRTDDVAVLVDDPEGPGQLDGAFDLVAAFECVHDLPQPVPVLRAMRRMVRPGGTVLVMDEAVAEEFTVPGSEVERLMYGYSLFCCLPDGRAHEPSVATGTVMRPGTLRTYARAAGFADVEVLPLDNDFFRFYRLVG
- a CDS encoding class I SAM-dependent methyltransferase; this encodes MAPDELFAQLRREPDVDAPELVAVDATDRLLLDEAAELIGQHPDGVVVIDDSHGALTLGAVALHGATGVRVHQDLLVGELALARNAERTGHAGTYRSLPLGAELVRGARVVLAQAPKGLDALRELAEVVAADADPDVTFLVGGRVKHMTHAMNDVLAESFREVHATRGRQKSRLLVARGPQPGASSFPVCREHPDLGLTVCAHGAAFAGAKVDRGTRALLRSLPGAVPDAGTALDLGCGTGVLAVGLATARPGLSVLASDQSAAACASATATVAANGLTGRVTVTRDDAAGSVPDGSVDLVVCNPPFHLGAAVHAAAAERLFAAAARVLRPGGELWCVYNSHLPHRDALRRMVGPTRQVTRDPTFTITASTRR
- a CDS encoding haloalkane dehalogenase gives rise to the protein MDVLRTPEDRFTDLPEFGYEPRYVEVDDGEGGRLRVAVVVEGPDDGETVLLMHGEPSWSFLYRRMIPALTAAGLRVVAPDLVGFGRSDKPAELTDYTYARHVEWMRQALFDELALTDLTLVAQDWGGLLGLRLVAENPDRFARVVVANTGLPTGDHPMSEAFLAWQRAAAGMTDMKVGRIVSNGTATEMAPEVVAAYDAPFPDGRYKAGARVFPSLVPTSPDDPAAEANRAAWGVLRTWEKPFLTAFSDSDPITGGGDAVFRKLVPGAQGMPHPTLAGGGHFLQEDVGPQLAQVTVDLIAATPR
- a CDS encoding SDR family NAD(P)-dependent oxidoreductase, with translation MTAELAGRVALVTGAASGLGRAVAIALAEAGATVALGDVDTEGAEKTRAQIGRDAEVVALDVTDDDARRRVVADLFARHGDRFDLLVNVAGIDRPGYITDIDLADYRMVQAVNCEGPVFLTSEFLKTVQHRPADTLADVVHVTSLSAVTSGSGAIAYNSSKAAFRSATRCIQRELREKGTVGPDGAEVPFPARVHSIVPAAMDTPMMERWGIPAHRMMPPSDVARMVLTMVTMPDTSFVPEVFVIPRNEPDFPR
- a CDS encoding NADP-dependent oxidoreductase, whose protein sequence is MSISTREWQLVRRPHGEPVAEDFRLVSAERPDPADGEVVVRTIAMSVDPYMRGRMSAAKSYAASWELGETMQGGTVGQVIASRSDAVPEGALVLHGLGWRDVAVVPARHVSVVEPLPGLPLSLYLGVLGMPGLTAWAGLFRLADFREGDAVFVSGAAGAVGSLVGQFARLRGASRVVGSAGSPEKVRWLREELGFSAAFDYHDGAVPDLLGAAAPDGIDLFFDNVGGEHLEAAIGAFRTYGRAALCGSISGYNAVSAPPGPRNLGLIVGKQLTLRGFIVGDHADLRPEFVGAVSGWLRDGSVVARETVVEGLDDAVEAFRALLSGGNTGKMVVRLAPDPS
- a CDS encoding alpha/beta hydrolase, with translation MTESPSPDADRPDPRSPELEQRPAVGETRGIALFCHGGTPASVEPPKTRALSLVRMRAFEQYVHSTTADQGIATAVLRYRVAGWNGEAADAYQDVRWAIGQLREEHGTDVPIVLVGHSMGGRAALRAGGEPSVTAVCALAPWTPPGEPVMHLGGQTVVILHGRGDRWVPARLSAEFAVRARRAKARVARFTIVGGHGMVRRSQRWHRFARDVVLAGTGLAPMPEAIAEALAQPSPEGLAVPL